A section of the Bombus huntii isolate Logan2020A chromosome 5, iyBomHunt1.1, whole genome shotgun sequence genome encodes:
- the LOC126866056 gene encoding matrix metalloproteinase-24-like isoform X2 yields the protein MSPTEFIYINFMKEYGYLESGTADSDALYEKNAITNAVKALQEFGNIPVTGQLDNTTLKLMASPRCGVPDILRKRKNLQRNKRFVIGSKGWKTRNITYFITNWTPKVGEEMITSEIGRTLNTWSGYSRLNFKPIHSPYPEIITAFNRKSHNEELVLQNKKK from the exons ATGAGTCCAACCGAgttcatatat ataaattttatgaaGGAGTATGGGTACTTGGAAAGTGGTACAGCTGACTCGGATGCGTTATATGAGAAAAATGCCATAACAAACGCAGTAAAAGCTTTACAAGAATTTGGCAATATCCCAGTTACTGGGCAACTGGATAACACGACGCTTAAG TTAATGGCATCTCCACGATGTGGTGTTCCTGATATTttaaggaaaaggaaaaatctACAACGTAACAAGCGTTTCGTAATAGGATCGAAAGGTTGGAAAACGAGAAACATCACATACTT TATAACTAACTGGACACCAAAGGTGGGAGAAGAAATGATTACATCTGAAATTGGAAGGACTTTGAACACATGGAGCGGATATTCAAGACTTAATTTTAAGCCGATTCATAGTCCATATCCTGAGATTATCACTGCTTTTAATCGAAAATCTCACAATGAAGAATTAGTgctacaaaataaaaaaaaataa
- the LOC126866056 gene encoding matrix metalloproteinase-24-like isoform X1 — MELSYIIFSVFLVVGKYDSAPVYSNINTISPSLSAINFMKEYGYLESGTADSDALYEKNAITNAVKALQEFGNIPVTGQLDNTTLKLMASPRCGVPDILRKRKNLQRNKRFVIGSKGWKTRNITYFITNWTPKVGEEMITSEIGRTLNTWSGYSRLNFKPIHSPYPEIITAFNRKSHNEELVLQNKKK, encoded by the exons ATGGAGTTATCTTACATTATCTTCTCTGTCTTTCTTGTCGTGGGAAAATATGATTCAGCACCTGTTTATTCGAACATTAATACTATTTCGCCATCTTTGTCTGCG ataaattttatgaaGGAGTATGGGTACTTGGAAAGTGGTACAGCTGACTCGGATGCGTTATATGAGAAAAATGCCATAACAAACGCAGTAAAAGCTTTACAAGAATTTGGCAATATCCCAGTTACTGGGCAACTGGATAACACGACGCTTAAG TTAATGGCATCTCCACGATGTGGTGTTCCTGATATTttaaggaaaaggaaaaatctACAACGTAACAAGCGTTTCGTAATAGGATCGAAAGGTTGGAAAACGAGAAACATCACATACTT TATAACTAACTGGACACCAAAGGTGGGAGAAGAAATGATTACATCTGAAATTGGAAGGACTTTGAACACATGGAGCGGATATTCAAGACTTAATTTTAAGCCGATTCATAGTCCATATCCTGAGATTATCACTGCTTTTAATCGAAAATCTCACAATGAAGAATTAGTgctacaaaataaaaaaaaataa